A genomic window from Nicotiana sylvestris chromosome 11, ASM39365v2, whole genome shotgun sequence includes:
- the LOC138881740 gene encoding uncharacterized protein: MLQVIGSNAKINERVDAHEAAIKNIEVQLGQISMSLNNRPQGTLPADTQINPKDQGPKQLMEVSLRNGRDLDVEQERARDNIQAETLIQVPIELDDSTRLTDVTIQPAQEEKNTQQETEKVAEAVEEPVVEIVSKKEKSQEIGNKRPPTPFPQRLAKHQKEEQYKKFFEILKQIQVYIPLIEALKEMPGYAKMMKDLMSRKFYFQDLATVTLTQMCSAVVTRPVAEKLSDPGSFTIPCTIGNFAFAKTLCDLGANINLMPLVIYKRLGIGRARPTSMLL, from the coding sequence ATGCTGCAGGTGATTGGGTCcaatgcaaaaataaatgaaagagtagatgcacatgaagcagcaatcaaaaatattgaagtgcaattgggccaaatttcaatgtctctgaacaatcgtcctcaGGGGACATTACCTGCAGATACCCAAATCAATCCTAAAGATCAGggcccgaagcagctgatggAGGTGAGTCTCCGTAATGGCAGGGATCTTGATGTAGAGCAGGAGAGAGCTCGTGACAATATACAGGCTGAGACACTCATTCAGGTacccattgagctagatgattcCACAAGGCTGACAGATGTGACAATCCAGCCTGCTCAGGAAGAAAAGAATACTCAGCAGGAGACCGAGAAAGTTGCTGAAGCAGTTGAAGAGCCGGTAGTAGAGATAGTATCTAAGAAAGAAAAGTCCCAAGAGATTGGGAATAAAAGACCTCCTACTCCATTTCCACAGAGGTTGGCCAAGCATCAAAAGGAGGAGCAGTACAAAAAGTTCTTTGAGATTCTCAAGCAAATTCAGGTTTATATTCCATTGATTGAAGCTTTAAAGGAGATGCCTGGATACGCAAAAATGATGAAAGATTTAATGTCTCGGAAATTTtacttccaagacttggccacagtgaCACTTACTCAGATGTGCAGTGCAGTTGTAACTAGACCTGTTGCTGAAAAGCTCTCTGATCCAGGGAGTTTTactattccatgcactattggaaACTTTGCTTTTGCGAAAACACTTTGTGATTTAGGGGCCAAcattaatcttatgcccctggtcaTTTACAAAAGGTTGGGCATTgggagagctagacccacctctatgttgttgTAG